agtctacccagaaatccttcaaatttcgatcgaaaaattCATCAGAGAGCTGctctttttttcccgccaatttttaagttcaaaTGAAGAAGGTGGTTCCCCCCTAACcagatgtggggtgcgaatagcagcttcctattttggggtgacctggggtgccccttaataattgattttccccttagtaattgaggtaccccttaaccaaatctgggctccgtataacaagtgtcctccgggggtgttccgggtgattttttgagccgatttttccaacaatatttattttccaaaaatacctaaaaatacacaaaacaccataataaggacgaaaacgagtaccaacaatacgaaacattgaggacaatttaggcacataaatgcgcctatcaatAGTCGATGCTAATATTTTTAATGTGTACACCATTTTTAGGCACTTTAAATTGTACACCATGTATGTTTCTTGCAAGCTTTTGTATTGTGTATGAGCTATAAAAAGAAATTATACCCGAACTGTATATCGCAAATTGTAGAAATCTATGTTTGTTGGTTATATAATACGGTTTTAGGTAAACATATTTTTATCTCGCatctatccttcttttattttcttttcttttttattctacTTTCATATATTGGGTTCCATGACTCATAAGTTGCttgatgttgctgctgcttcaTTCACAGGTACGATGCAATGATCCTTGAGGCACTTTCTAACATTACAGATCCCAATGGAGCAGAAATTGGTTATATCGACTACTCTGTTGAGGTCAGGTAGACATATGTTGCCATGTCACTGCTTTCATTTTACATTtctatttgtttttttctttggaaTCTGTGTGTATCTCAAGGTCTCAACCTTTTTCTTTATCCCATTTGCAGGTGTAGTGAAGGTCAAAGATGATAAAGATGAGTTCCCAACTTATGTTGCTATGCTTGTAGCCCAAGATGATGCAACACGGTGCAAGGTATTTTTTCTAGTTATATACTTTGGTTCCCTTGATGATTCCTACATTAATATTGGTCCTAACTGATAACATGATTGTGTGCTTTAGGCTTTCTTAGTTGAATTTGATAAGTACAACCTTCATTTAATAAAATAAcatattgattcttaatgtgtacataattatacacatgtaGGTAGctaatgtgtatatagttgtacacttgttgattgttaatatgaatgattggtgttgtgcatgttttacaggggtgtacatattggtggaCCTGTGTAAATCTTATGAAAAAGTACGTTTCCCTTGTTTTACaacggtgtacatattggtgcacctgtgggaAGTAACTCCCAtgaaaaaaataggtttgtgtgtggtCGTGAATGATTagctttatgcatgttttgaagcGGTGTATGTATTGGTGCACTTCTGTGATTCCCACGTAAAAGTAGGTATGTGTGTGTTATGAATGATTGTTTTTCTGCATGTTTTGTGGGGGTGTACACATTGATGCACCTgtataattcccatgaaaaagtgtGCCCGAGTGTGAatatgaatgatcgattttataCATGTTTATGCATGTTTTTCAGGGGTGTATACATTGGTGCACCAGTGTATTTTTAATGAAAAAGTAGGTTTATTTGTGTCTATGAAGGATCGGTTTTAGGAATGTTTCACAGGGATGAATATATTGATGCACCAATatacttctcatgaaaaagtaggtGTGAGTATGATTGATCTGTTGTGCATGTTAATAATCTCCTTTTTGGTAAAGTACAATGAATCACTTTACTGGGATGTTTCgaagccatattatgtttgtgcAGTAATGCCCACATGGATTGTGTCTCTGACCATAAACTGAgtaactttttattttgattgtattcttattttgttttcttatgtggATGTTGGTGAAAGGATAATCACTTTCTTTTCAAACTGCGATTTCTTATGTTCATTGGTTTGTCCTCGATGCAGGTTATTTGTTAACTTACCTCTGCAAATCTGGATGTTTTCCGACTGGAGCTTGGCGTGGTTGGTATTTTTCTTAAGCTGTGCGGATTAGGGTGGCAGTTTGCCTATCATGGATTCTGGAATTTTTGGATCTTTGGAGCGGTGTACATAACTGCACACacctatgtaaattaaaaattataaaaaatgaaaattatatagtcatatgggtactctttttgtagctttcggaaaatgctttccaaatatataaagtttgtcgattttggacgagcggttcaaaagataaattgtttttaattattttttatattattcaaaattgatgacatcatcatgagtcagtGTGGattaaattgcaaatattttgactaAATAGTAACTAATGAGGGTTATTAGGGTACTTTCCGTATTTTTGGACTAATATGTACCTGGTTGACTCGGAGTGGACTAAACTCTATCTTTGGAttgatttttggactaaaccatatttttcccATTAATTTTTTATTCCCAAAATGATTTTAAGTCCCAAGATTATCCTGTACCAGTTTTGCCGGAATTATGCTTATCGGAATAGATTTTGTTTACCGGCACAAGTCAAAACTCCACAAATGATAATATGACTACGGCTATATGCCATTTGCTGCTTGGGGTACGAAAAATGATGAGTGCACAAGAAATGGTGCCAGTCCAGTGTAAATGATGGTTCCACTAAGCCCTAGGCGAGGCATTAGACATACGGTTGCAGCTTACACCGGACCCAATGTCACCGGACTCAGTGGCATCATATACTTGATCGGAAATAAAGTACTCCTATGACGTGcacaaaaatagagaataaaatTCACACTTGACACCgtattaaaaggaaaaaaaaaaatctccaattttCTTTTGTAAGCAAATTCTGAACACAATTGAATATTGGAAGCCAAATCCCCTGCCCCCAATCACACCCCCTCTTTCTCTTTTATACATCTAGAAATATATTAGTACATTCTACTGTTCAAACTTTACTCAAAtgaccacaccaaatatttcaaaTACAACATGCATACGGTGGTCGTCTCTATATATGCGTCTGTCTGGTTGACGCTCGTTATCGTCTCCGACGAGCTCAAACACTTCTGTAAACATGTTCAATCACTCTTACTGAAGAACTAGACATTTTTATAATAACATGTCTAGCTAATAGTGTCATGAAATACCTGGAATACGGTATATGAACGTGTGCATTTTGGATATCGGCGATCGTCGGTCATAGTAGTTCTTATGCCATGCATGGGAAGACATGAACGTATATGTCAAACCCTGACGAAGAATATGCTTAGCTCTGGGCCATGATTCCCTTCAGGACTAATCagataaaatgtctctgaatctttTGATCCAACAACATGTTCGAAATAGGCTCTCATGTACGCCAACTCGCCGTCCGGACCTTCAACTTCTGAATTCCCAGGAAGAACACCAGCTCCCATCGACGACGCCCTGAGAAGCTCCATGATGTTTAAGTCTTCATCTGTAGCATCTCTTTTCATACCATATCCACCCTTTTTACCATTACAATACATAGACCAAACTGGTTCATCCAAGAGTTTAAGTTTTTCTTTATCGGCAGGTCTTTTTTCGCATTCAAGAGCTATTCTTACCATACCTAAACTCATTTCCTTTTGTAAAACACTAGTTTGCATGGCAAGTTCAATCACTAACGTAGGAATACATTTTGGATTCTCTTGTATGCATAAACTTACTCGTCCTCTTCGAAACCCATATAACGTACCGGTTACTAAAACTCCGGTGGTCGTACGGTTTCTGTCAGGAAAGCCGTTAAACTTGCAAACGGGTGTAAACACCGGGAACGATCTAAAGAGAGCACGAAGAATTCTTACAACTTTGacgggttttttctttttctgcgaAGGTTGAACAAGAGAAACAGGCAGCCGAGGTGTTGTGTATCTCTGCGACGGTGTTGGTGATGCTGTAGAGTTAGAATTTGTAGATTGTTTCGGTGGTTCTTCTTCTGGTTGTGATGGCCGTGGTGATGATGGAGCGTCTGAATTCGTAGATGCTCTCGGTGATGAAGGAGAGTCTGATTTATTTGTAGATGTTTTGGGCTCTTCTGCCGCGGGTAGTGGTGGTAATGCTGATGGAGGGTCTGAAATGGCAGGTGGTTCTGGCTCTCCCATGGTTGGTTTCTGTTATCGGAACCAACAATGGGAGCGGCGAGCACGAGAGACAGAATGCAGGGGAGGGGGAGACGGAAAAGAGGAATAAGGTAGAATGTAGGAGAGAGGTGTTTGTTGGTTAAGTTAGGTAGTGTTTTGAGGTCTGAGATGTGTTTTCGGGAGTTTAGCCTAATTGTAAGGCAACTTAAAGTGATGTTTGTGTTTAAGAAAAGAGTTGACAGAGATTCCGCAGCTGTttagtgttttttgtttttttggttgatATAATTTTACAAGCCAGATCATGCTGTTGACTCTTAACAAATAATTTCATATATTTGGGCCATGAGTCTCTAATGACGGATATCATATTTCGGTAGGATAAGTTTTTGTTTACAGCAAGAAATATTCTATTACGAGTTATACATTTTGAACTCATTTGAGATTTAGCAAATTTCAAGTCACAATTAATGACAGGTTTTGGGACTAGAAATTCTGATTTCTGTTTCACAAAACAAATTTTAGGTACAATGTGTGTCAGGATGCGAATTTGGAGCCACAGCATTTAACATGACTAAAAGCACGGCCCATCCCTATGTGCACACTATTGAGTCTAGTAGGGAACCCACTGCCTAATCTTGGGAAACTTGGAAAAATACCCCAATATGAGATGCAATGTTGGAAATATGCCCCAACATTAAAAATAATTGGAAAAATACCCCATTCGGTTAACTTTGACATCCAACccagttaagtcacatgtgtaACCACCAGAACTACCATTAAAACCGCCGCTTCCACCACCAGAACCTtaaacatgaaccctaaacccTCAATCCTGGATTTTGAACCCTTTACCATGAATTTTGAACGATGTATTTGTCTTTCTATTCGCGTGTGTGGGAtcacacatgtgacttaactgaGTTTTTGACGGAATGGGGCATTTTGCCTTAAATGttggggcagatttccaacattgcacccagtattggggcatttttccaatttCCCCCCTAATCTTAGATATGCACTCAGTATCTCATTCATTCGCTGCGCTTTCAACCATGATTGGCGTCACATCATTTCCATTTATATTCTGGTACCCTGGCATATTAAAAAATTCGAACAAATTTTTGCTACATCAAAATGATGATTAAGGCCTATTCTTATGCACAAGGATTAAAAAACCTGTTTGACATACCAGATGACATGGCAAATGAGTTGCGCCATTATGGAAAACCACTAGCCACAGATTCTAACAATGCGATATTCATTAAAGCGTTGGCAATAATGTGAATACCGCTAGCGACATAGTTACTATCACTCTATTTTCTTTATATCTTTCATTCTACACTCGCTCAAAGGCTACTTTGTAATGGCTATTTCACCcatatttttctatatatacGCCCATATACTTCATCAAACACTCAAACCTACTTCTACATATATTTTACTAATTTTTGTTCACCAATTTGTGTATCTATACCgcaattttaaatttcataatcatcaatggaGAGATCTAATGAAGAGAGGAATGTTATTATGAATCGTTTTAGATTACAGCAAGAACTACATCAAaggaggttgcaagaacttgacgatgaggaagctgaagataataaactaatcgaCACTCTGATGCTCGTACATTCgggccaaatacctagagttccagaACCAAAAAGAGTATTctcaagaagatatacgtatcgAGGGAGAGAATTTTACCAcaagaagctgatgcacgattattttcttcccaattgtgtgtactctgatcaagATTTCCAACATCGATTCTGCATGCCTCGCCATCTGGtgaaaaagattattgaagagctttgtcgagtagaacctcaatttaattatcagtttgatgcaccgAATATTAGAGGTAACAGTCatgaacaaaaagttacttcggctTTAAGGATTTTAGGTTACGGCAAACCAGCGGATGCGAACGATGAGTACCTTCATATGTGCAAAACGACTTcattcacttacctttcattgtttcACGAAGTGacaattaatcattttggtcaaacatatttacgaaaaccaattgaggaagatgttagacaaatattgagggagaatgaGGATATGAGATTCCCAGGAATGCCAGGTAGTCTTGATAATACGAATTGGGTATGGCAAGGATGCCTATTTATTGGGCCGGTCAATATAAGTTATGTGAAACCAACTGTTATCCTTGAagctgctgcttcttatgatttTTGGATATGACACGCTTTTTTTTGGTCTTCCCAGTTCACAAAATAATATTAATGTATTGTACAAGTTGTCTCTGTTTGAAGATCTGAAGTATGAAATTTGTCCCCAAGTCCGTTTCTTAATCAAGGGACATTAGTACACTCATGGGTGTTATATATCTTGCGGATGGTATCCACCTAAAATGGTCAACCTAGGTTCAATGATACCGTCATCCCCTTTCGGTGCATTGGGACATTCATAGCAGCATTTTACGAACGCCATATGGCGgtgaggaaggatgtggaacgcgcttttggaattttgaagaggaagttcgcTATTATTTTTGGGCAATATCGTGAGTTGAGTCCTTGTGCaatgcacaagactatgctcacttgcataattctccatgacatggtaattcaggaaactCATCGCGATAAGGAGTGGACTACCTACAAAGATGAAGATATCAGGCCTGAGATTCAACCACAAAGAGGCATGCCTGCAAGAAATTATGGGAAAATGAATAATTACATTCAGAACCAAAATCAGTATGACAGTTTAAGAGAAGATCTGAGAGTGAATCTTTGGGCAGAGTAAGGAAGAGCGGGCGGACGTAATTATTAAGTTATGTGTTTTAGTTTAAATGGTTAATTTTCTTGTAGTTCGTTTTATTCAATATCAAGTTAGTGAGCAAAACTTATTTAAGTA
This is a stretch of genomic DNA from Papaver somniferum cultivar HN1 chromosome 1, ASM357369v1, whole genome shotgun sequence. It encodes these proteins:
- the LOC113282452 gene encoding protein MIZU-KUSSEI 1-like — encoded protein: MGEPEPPAISDPPSALPPLPAAEEPKTSTNKSDSPSSPRASTNSDAPSSPRPSQPEEEPPKQSTNSNSTASPTPSQRYTTPRLPVSLVQPSQKKKKPVKVVRILRALFRSFPVFTPVCKFNGFPDRNRTTTGVLVTGTLYGFRRGRVSLCIQENPKCIPTLVIELAMQTSVLQKEMSLGMVRIALECEKRPADKEKLKLLDEPVWSMYCNGKKGGYGMKRDATDEDLNIMELLRASSMGAGVLPGNSEVEGPDGELAYMRAYFEHVVGSKDSETFYLISPEGNHGPELSIFFVRV